In a single window of the Bactrocera dorsalis isolate Fly_Bdor chromosome 2, ASM2337382v1, whole genome shotgun sequence genome:
- the LOC105224605 gene encoding 5-hydroxytryptamine receptor 1, which translates to MASYMQSDVQQLQQQHNCETNTPTKHKYNTCTLPKRFALSRHPNKTTTNNSNNSNIRNKLLLRAQPSPRALRHTLHATVLLLLTLPLSNWLAQASAAATVTATQVRHRTLPNSKPTNPALSVGAGIAYNAPAAAPSVSVSADEFNSSAFSTNLISIADVISLTSTLSNVSGSGALNGSNQNANSINASYAGAGSGSGGGASAALITTSSIWDPMVGAHPTDVSAAATSPSEQGSNEDEFGGEIELPPWQAIIVSIVLLLIIIGTVIGNVLVCIAVCMVRKLRRPCNYLLVSLALSDLCVALLVMPMAMLYEVLDKWNFGPILCDIWVSFDVLCCTASILNLCAISVDRYLAITKPLEYGVKRTPRRMMACVALVWLVAASISLPPLLILGNEHVDEHGTPICIVCQNFAYQIYATLGSFYIPLSVMLFVYYQIFRAARRIVLEEKRAQTHLQHALNGTGSPPGNTDLTVMGSGNGQRHSSYGNTSLTYSTCGGLSAHHTSGSGGAVSGTSGLLGSPHQKKLRFQLAKEKKASTTLGIIMSAFTICWLPFFILALIRPFVESETVHVPPSLASLFLWLGYANSLLNPIIYATLNRDFRKPFQEILYFRCSSLNTMMRENYYQDQYGEPPSQRVMLGDERHGARESFL; encoded by the coding sequence atggctTCATACATGCAGTCGGACgtccaacaactacaacaacaacacaattgcGAAACAAATACACctacaaaacataaatacaacACATGCACGCTGCCAAAGCGCTTTGCGCTTAGCCGTCACCCAAACAAAACCACCacaaataatagcaacaacagcaacatacgCAATAAATTGTTACTACGCGCGCAGCCCAGCCCGCGAGCACTGCGCCACACGCTACATGCCACCGTCCTTCTACTGCTCACACTACCGCTTAGCAATTGGCTAGCGCAGGCTTCAGCTGCCGCCACTGTCACCGCTACACAAGTGCGCCACCGCACGCTGCCCAACAGCAAGCCCACAAATCCAGCGTTGAGCGTCGGCGCCGGCATTGCGTACAACGCGCCTGCCGCAGCGCCATCAGTGAGCGTTAGCGCTGATGAGTTCAATAGCAGCGCATTTAGTACGAACTTAATTTCAATAGCCGATGTTATCAGTCTCACGTCAACGTTGTCGAACGTTAGCGGCAGTGGCGCGCTGAACGGCAGCAATCAAAATGCAAACAGTATTAATGCGAGTTATGCGGGCGCTGGTAGCGGTAGCGGAGGCGGTGCAAGCGCCGCACTCATCACAACCAGCAGCATTTGGGATCCCATGGTTGGCGCACACCCCACCGACGTTAGCGCCGCCGCAACATCACCGTCGGAGCAGGGATCGAACGAAGACGAGTTCGGCGGCGAAATTGAGCTGCCGCCATGGCAAGCGATTATTGTCAGCATTGTGCTGTTGCTCATCATTATCGGCACTGTAATTGGCAATGTGCTGGTCTGCATTGCCGTCTGCATGGTGCGTAAGCTGCGGCGCCCCTGCAACTATCTGCTCGTCTCGCTGGCGCTTTCTGATCTGTGTGTCGCGCTGCTGGTGATGCCGATGGCTATGCTATATGAGGTGTTGGACAAGTGGAATTTTGGTCCCATACTGTGCGACATATGGGTGTCGTTTGATGTACTCTGCTGCACTGCCTCCATATTGAATTTGTGCGCCATCTCGGTGGATCGCTACCTGGCCATCACCAAACCGCTAGAGTATGGCGTCAAGCGTACACCGCGTCGCATGATGGCCTGCGTTGCGCTGGTATGGTTGGTGGCGGCAAGTATTTCGCTGCCGCCACTGCTCATACTGGGCAACGAGCATGTGGACGAGCACGGCACACCCATCTGTATTGTCTGTCAGAATTTTGCATATCAAATTTATGCAACACTCGGTTCCTTTTACATACCGCTCTCTGTGATGCTCTTTGTGTACTATCAAATATTCCGCGCCGCCAGGCGTATAGTGCTCGAGGAGAAGCGCGCACAAACACATTTGCAGCATGCGCTCAACGGCACCGGCTCACCGCCCGGTAATACAGACTTAACTGTGATGGGTAGCGGCAATGGACAGCGCCACAGCAGCTATGGCAACACCTCGCTCACATACTCCACTTGCGGCGGTCTGAGTGCGCATCACACTAGCGGCAGTGGCGGCGCTGTGAGTGGCACTAGCGGCCTGCTCGGTTCACCGCATCAAAAGAAGCTGCGTTTCCAATTAGCCAAAGAGAAGAAAGCTTCCACTACGTTGGGCATAATTATGTCGGCGTTCACCATTTGCTGGCTTCCATTCTTTATACTCGCACTGATACGTCCCTTTGTCGAATCGGAAACGGTGCATGTGCCGCCCTCGCTCGCTTCACTCTTCCTCTGGTTGGGCTATGCCAACTCATTGCTCAATCCCATCATTTATGCCACACTGAATAGGGATTTCCGCAAACCCTTCCAGGAGATACTCTATTTCCGTTGCTCGAGTCTCAATACAATGATGCGTGAAAACTACTACCAGGATCAGTATGGCGAGCCGCCGTCACAGCGTGTGATGTTGGGCGATGAACGGCATGGCGCGCGGGAGAGTTTCCTCTGA